The Benincasa hispida cultivar B227 unplaced genomic scaffold, ASM972705v1 Contig587, whole genome shotgun sequence DNA segment AAACCTCTTTCTCTACTTCCATACATTTGAACTCGTCGTTCCAATCAAATCCACTGCATGCATTACTCAGCATCTTAGTGACTGCACAATATTGTCGCTTTAAAAATCTAACCTTGCACTCCATTGTCAACAGCCCGATAGAAAAACTAGGAATTTTTTCCGTAAGTAGACGTTGTAGCTGTTGTAGATAGCCATGCTTGAATGTTCTATTATCAGTTTGCCAACCTGTTTCTCCCAAGTGCAATAGTGACTCCACTAATCATGCAtcttctgttggggttgatgccctaaagtcttgtgtcctgtagtttgtaaacagtatatacgaacacctgtgattgttaatatatgatatttacttcacatcttgttgttttgctcggttatttgttttatttgcttcaccacaaaccaataaacataaaatctctggttatctatatgtgactcaagcatgtatgtggtgacatacaagtggatcatgtctgaTGATAaccaaaaatggtctgtagtatatggatataggagggaaaccttatccttatcCCTGGTAATCTATGGACGTGgtctgctttgtggaatggtcacaagtgttgtgacttgccacagatggtctgatcctgatcattcgtgtggagacatgcgagcgggcatcctatacaaagagtttgtataagacttgaccatgaagtgttaatgtctcgttaataacaccgttcatgacagagacttcacttcactaggatgatcataggtaaacATGagctcaattctgagtgagttggaacttctgccattgaggcggtcctttgatttgtagggtgtgagtggccaagtcgccgattcaaacctaccattttgggattcgtctaatttaggagctgggaactcaactacacaagatgaaatcactccttccccgaggtaggggtaagtagatagatggctcccttaagggctgattctgggcttgaaccgatgtggcgccacacacattctcttggcccgagaggtgttcacacatagttggactatgttgtatttattaagaggaatcggtggtatttaaggagtagAATGTAActtacagggacaaaacggtaaattggcctagctgtactatgagcatctgtgaaaggtcatcgtactcatgattggttatatccaatggacacagaaatatatctgtggtaagaagagttcaggtgttggtctttagtggaatcactgacaattaacggatggtgaatctcgtggctaaatagtttagtcagctattcaagtatcgttggagcttcgagccacagatccattaggtcacctaggTACCTGGATTAATGTCGAGGACCAGtggtttgggttaatttgaaatgttcaaattgacaaggaggaagttcaattaatattggctaaatgtatgagatacattatttggagaaattaaatataaatatgatttatatcaagtagagaaaaatactatagtagatatatgatatcaaactataggatataaatataatatgattatattattaattaaattaattgattaattatttaataattaactaattaattcaCGTATGAACGTGTGAACGTGGGGCCGCAAAGGTTAAGGTAACCGGCAggttaaagattgaaaatggttttcattttgattaattaattcaGCCATGCTTCTGAAATCCTGCGCCCAAAGAATTCGTGAAAGAACGATCGCGACAGCTTATACGATAGAATctcattcgtctaaacgattgtctagttTCACGCGTTCCCTAAAACGATCGTTATACcaatttcctaaatgatcgtccagtttttcctaaatgatcgtgtagttctactatacgataagtaTCTCCGCTATACGATAACAGGTTTCTTCTCGTGcgtgcttatcgtctacacgaaatcttctcctccgtcctttaccaaactcaccagagcccactctttgggtttttgacgtcGAGGATACTCGGGTTttccttgtggtggtgttgtccctgcgaccttgttcgtgtacgttcggatCGTGCAGAAATAGTCGAGAGACTcgccgggtgctggtagatcggtgggagtTTTTCGCTGGTGTGGGTTCACACAAATTAAGACCGTTTTCCTCTGGTATGAACCCCTTTCTCTATGTTTTATCGTATTCTAAGCATGCTGTTGATGAgtataatatgcataactgttagtatagaatgtatatcgtttatgtttcggtcactgtaaaatcggagcgatctaagcccgctcatggaaatctcggtatgagatccttcatctTCAACCTTTGTCCAAATGTGTTTTATCATTTTCTCATGTCCTGCCATTTagctacatacatacatataacttaataaaaaaaattgggcaTAGTTAGATAAACAAAGTTTGAGTACGAATAACGTAGAACATGTTTCATCATTCACATGAACTAATTAACACaacataaattaagataattcaaTACAATAGATTGTTTGAACCAAAAGATAACATGGTCTAAAAGTAGGAGGAAGTTATTCATAGTAAAGTGAATTGAACAAGAAACTTTGTGCTCATGATGCTTGTTCCCATTCATTGAACATTTGCATCACTAACTCATCCTTGAAACTAGTCCATTTTTCGAATGTTTCAATAAATTCTATATTTTCATCAACGAGTTCGTTAGATGTAAAATCTTCATCATCTGTTGTTCCAGACATTGTAGTCTGACACATTTCTCTTGTTATCAGATTGTGCAGCAGTCAACATGCCGTTAGTGTTCTACATTGGATCTTAACTGGATAGTAGGACTTCCTATGTAGGATCGCCCAACGACCTTTGAGTACGCCAAATGCTCTTTCTATGCAGTTTCTAGTGGATGAATgtttcatgttgaaaaatttcCATGGATTAGTCGGTGCGTTTCCAGCACCACGCCATTCTAAAAGATGGTAGCGCTATCCCCTATATGGTGCCAAGAATCCCTCAACATTGGGATATCCAACATCACGTAGGTAATAATAACCTAGGCATGGTATACAGAAAATTAGTTGGCAAACTATTTGGTCTTGAATCCAGACAATGGAATCACAAAAGTCTATACCGTTAGGAACCTTCAACTTGTGTGGTCAAGAAATTGCATCCCTAAGCACTCTAGAATCAGCTGTAGATCCTTCCCACCCTAGCAGCACAAATATAAACTCACCAGTTGGTGAACAGACGACAAGCACATTTGTGGCTATCTCACCTTTCCGGGCACGATAGCGAGGACGATCGGCTTCACTTGCATTGACCTTTATGTATGTGCCATCCAATACACCCAAACAGTTCTTTATAGGATCATACATTGACAAAGGGATAAAAATTTCCTAGTTTCCTAAAAATCTAGGACCTAATATTTAAATGGGAGTGGaattaaaatttttgtaatACCTTAAACCATTTCCACATGCTCTCAGTGCAGTCGCTCATGATAGGCTCCGGTTTTTTCAGCAGTAACTCATGAAGTTGTAGTACTGCGGTCAGAAAGGACCTAAAATGCCTCGAAACAGTTTCACCAGACCGTGCGAACTGTTGTCCAACTACTTAGTTCTTAACATCGTGCGTCAAAATGTGGAGGAAAATTGTCACACTGCGATCAGAACAAACCTAAAATGCCTCGAAACAGTTTCGCCAGACCGTGCGAACTGTTGTCCAACTACTTAGTTCTTAACATCGTGCGTCAAAATGTGGAGGAAAATTGTCACCATCTCTTGAACGTCAACACATTGAGTAGGTGCCAGACGACCGGTCATTCTAATCATGTTACAAAGGATGACAAAAGTCCGTCTATCCATTCGTGTGTTCTCGCGACAGTAGACATCATTCTCATAAATAAGCCGAAAGAATTTTAGCTGTCTAATTGGATGTCTAATGTATGAGGGTTGGTTCTCTATTCTACGATGGTCATTTATTAATAGGGCCAATGTTAGGAATATTTGTCGTTGGGACTTGGTGATGATTGAAAGGATAGTAAATACTtcttcattttccatattttgggatagaaacttaaaacccaggatataaaaataaaaatagtttatcAAGGATTAGGCCTTAATTGAAATACATAACCTATATTAGAATTAATACTTAAgattattttgattattataCCTTTATTTAAAAGgtcttttaaataattctttattattgttgtttaaaaaaaaaaaaactcagttaaaatttaagattaatagTAAATAGGTCAATGGAATACCAACTTTTTAATACTAAATTGAATAATATGTACCCTCCATCAAGACGCTAGATTACAACATCACCCCAACTTGATATTCCAAGCTTTCAAGGAAAGAACTTCCTCTCAAGGAATGTCCCCCAAGAAATGATCCTCTCTATGGATCAAAGATTTCTCCCCATAAAGGCATGCACCTTGGACAATCCCCAAGGTTCTCCTTTTATAGGCACGAATGAGGTGGTGGTTGGAGAGATTTGTGGGAGGAGTGGGCTAATGGATGTATAACCACCCGTTTTCCTATAATTTAGGAGCCCACTCTCTCCTATATTAGGTAATTGCCCACATCTCGAACAACTACCCACTCACCACTAACTTAGGTAACTACCCACATCTCCGATAATTACCAACTCGTCAACTACATGGATAACTACCCATGATCTTGGATATTTACTCAATATGACTAAACCACTCATTTGTGCAtcttaaatgattgtttagtccATCAAGCCAATTGGCGCCAAGGACCGCATCTCCCGCGCACACCAAGTGCATGTCGTGCCTTGTCGCCTATCACTTGGTGTGCATCTATTTGATGTTGCGTGCGCCTAACGCCCTTCGCCTTTGAATGTGATGTCGCCTGCCTGGGCTAACGCCCCTGTATGCACATGATGGTTTGTTGTGCGCCCCCCCCATGGGCTCTTGTAGGATCTCACGCTAGTGTTGCATGCGCCTGCCGATGCCGTgttgcattgctctttacctatATATTGCCTGTGCATACGCCTTGGCATTGTTGCTCGTAAGGGTCCATCAACTGTGTCAGTGCTCAAGTGCTAAGGTCCTAATATGGGGCACACATGAATTTAAAGTTAGAAGTTTAGTCCATAAACCTCTAGATTTGTGTTTATATAGtacctaaactttaaaaatgtataataggttcctgaattttttatttttgtgtttattgatttctaaaatatcaattttgcaTCTAATACGTTTCTTACATATTTGAAAATGCTAAAAGATAAATCTTATATTAgacattaaattcaatttcatgCTTAATAGGTACGATCAaacatctttttaaaattagtgTATCTATTAactacaaaaaaataattttaaattttttaatatttctaagATTTATTAGATATAGAATTGAAGTCATTATAGCTTAAAGAAAgaattgaagaaatttataaaattaatgaacaattggtttgtgatccaatcactaaaccaaatccATCTCGGACTAATGAGAGGATGAGACCCctattgttcaagatctggattcaACATTTAAGAgcacaacctttctactatccctaaatgggtaggtgtgaattccatcttacaccctatgtctccagttatctacccggtcttacccctgaaatgggaggtttattgagtcggcactaTCGAGTCAACcttcacctatacaaatctaaggataatcctgaataaacagaagttcatagttagctcaggattaaggtcgagttacctaggtcatctattagaaatagtcagtcttaaacagtaaacaaggttataaagtaagagtgacttatttcttggtttgatcttaagcaaactcattgcataggacacccctacttctcatgtctccacatgaacaattcaggatcacttcatttgtattATCTACAATGCAGGCTGCATCCGacagtattaccagaataatgTACCTAATTtcatttgtatactatagaccgttttggctatttactcgaacttgatctatttttatgtctccacataaagttcaaatattcatgtaataggcatggatcttagtttattggatttagtctttacaagtgcaatttacatattcaacaacaactttattgaataaatatcaataacatctttattaataatagaaaatgtttaacattacaaactccAAGTTTTAGAACATTCCATCCAACAGGTATTTGGCCCTGGTACCTAAGATATGACGGTCCTAGAATATTACCACGTACATGTAGGTACAGTTTGGCATTGGTTATATCGAGATTACTCCACATCAACAAAGATTTCCATATTGAGTGATTGAGCAAAAGGGACTCTCCTCAACTAAGGTTATGAGATGATGAACTCTATTTAAGATTTTCAGTGTTTTATGCTCTATGacgatttatatgttttatgacaTATTTTTTAACAACCTTGGACTTTGGGAGAGTTATATGTTTTCCAAAAGGAAAGATATGCTTTGAGCTATTTGAGTTATTTGAGTCGTTTGAATATGGATTTCGATAGTTGTTTGAAAACCTAAATTTATATGGTAAAAgcatatatttttaaagtatgTCACTCACTGGACTCCTCAGCTCACGTTTTCCtatgttttgtttttccccCCAAGTAGCAGTAGAGTTCTAGGATTCCAAGGTTGCGGGTTGCTTGACAAAGAAGGTTCAGTCTGCCACCGTTGTAAAAGGGTTTGATAGTTAGTTGTGAGTCTGGAAATGGATGATAATTAGTTAGGCTTTACAAAATTAGAGTTAGGGTTTGGTCTGTGATAAGTTATGTTGAGTTTTGTGACAGCTATGATGTTTTACAGGTTCAGTTGGTCGTAgatgtcataagagggttggcaTTTGCTATCTTCACATCTCCTCTTTGGTTAAATAAGTAATCTGGGAGGAGGTGTGAcagttttaataaaaatttgaagttaaaaaggtaaaatttgaaatctagggactaaattgaaacaaaactcgaacccaaaagtaaaattataacattttgaaatttagggattaaattgaaacaaaattcaaaacacaaaatgtgtaacatttgaaAACCTaaagaccaaatagaaactatcTCAAAATCTAGGGACGAAAAggtattttccaaaaaaaaaaaaaaaaactatggaaTATTAAACAGTCGCCAGACGCCCTCCGGTCAATGATTAAGAATCCTTGTGTGTAAAGTTGAATGAAAGCAACAAAAGTAGATGGATGTGAACCACCCCTTTCTTTAACGCAATTTTCTTAACAAATATATATTCGGAATGTGATTATTCATTAATTCTCACATCAAACACCATCTACCTATCGCATTTTATCATTAGTTATTgacatgttttatttttattaaagccGAAAATTTACATTTTCTTACCCtcatttattgtttaaaaaataaaggaaaacatCATGCACCATTTAATAACATGttttattttcagtttttgaaaataaatttctcAACACtatttttaccaatagtttcttttatctactttctaaaagaatttttaaatttgaagtttaaaaatttacaaaatagttttaataaacttattttttttattttgtaatttaaagtaaaaattcaaatgttactCTATGAAAtgtgaaattaaatgaaattagatggagataaatataaatttcaagaataaaactgaaaaataaaattgttatctCATGACACATAATTGAATATCTGCATAAATTTAAAATCTGGATGATAATTCATGAAGTAAAATGGGAGGGGATGCGGTAGCAATGGGAAACATGTTTGAATATGGTGAAAAACAGAGATTGGGTTGTCTTTACTTTACATTTACTTGCCCTTGCCCACtttctaattaaattattgaatacaatataaaaataatagttTGGAAAGTTGGAAGACTGTCAATGATTAGCCATTCTATGCAATGTATAAGgtcttattatttattattattcgtTTGAAAAAGAATCACATTTCGCTAGGCTGTATTAAGGATATAAAATATATGTGTGTGgcatatttgaataataattttgtaaaatattaGAAGAATATATAGGTCCTTTTTTGGGGAGATGGAGACGAACGTTCATGGATGTTTGAAATGAGGAGGAAAATGGATGGAGGcctggtttaattaattagtaagatgaaaaatgaacaaaaaaagggatttgatttgttgatgtaaaattgagagagatttttacaagaaaaaggTAGAAAACGCACCGACGAAGCAAATCAATCCGAGTGCGGCATGTAGTGGGAAAATGAGAGAGGCCACGCGTTAAGTAGAGGTTCCTCTGCCGCTACAGATTCAGATTTACAGCACAGGATTGGCTGTGGGGATGGGCCCGACCCCGAACCGGATGACATTGACACCCCCTTAAACTCACTCCGCCACCGAATCATTCTATTCCCAATTTTGCAATTCACGCCCTCCATCTCTCATCATATTTTCTTTTAGGTCCTCCTCTACTTCTAGCTCTACTTCTACTTTTACCTTTACCCTTTCCTTTACTACTATTATTTATTACTCACATACATGGCGCTTCATTACTGCACTCTGTCTGTAACTCTACTCAAGAAGATGCGACGTGATGATGTTTGGTGGTGTgggtaaatttgattttaattttaattttaaaatgaaatgattGGGTTTAGGGTTTGATTGTTGAGGAAGGAAGAGTAAGGTGAGGGTATGGTTGAGGTGAATGAAACTAGGAAATGACCAAATCTGGGAATGGAAAAGGAATTGGGCGGGATTAAGGCGGAGATTAATGAAgggtaattaattaataatgacTAAATTCCATTTACAGCCCTTCTCTTGCCCTTTGCCATTATGGCTTTTGCCTTTACCTTTGCCTTTTCCAATAACACAACAATTCCAAGTCCaacttcctttttttctttctttttttttttttttttaatttttaatttttacttttcaacattctctttcttttctttctactCTCTAGCGGCGTCAGGAAAGGAGGAGACGGAAGGGTTTGTATTGTCGCCCTCCTCCCTCCAAACCCACAAGACAAAAACAAGACcaacatttaattaatattaataataaacccCAAGCCAACGGCTCAACACAACCTCCGTTTCTCTCTCTAACAGATCACATCATATTCAATAATATCGTATCGCATCGCATCGCATCCAAAGCCTCCCCCAGTCGAGTAGTCTCTCCCCATCCCCTCCTCTCTTTCACTCGAACCCTCAACTGGATTCGCATCCTCTCTCCCCCCCAGCTTCCATCAGATCAGAAATCTGATTGATTCTCTTCACCATGGCCAAAGACCGAGAAAGGAGGATGTATGTGGGAGTCATTTTTAACTATGCTGCAGAGCTCAAGCTCTTCCTTTCTGCTCTCCTCCTCCTCTGTGCTCTCGCTACTCTCCTTCAGTTTCTTCCTTCTCGTTTCACCCTCTCCATCTCCGATCTCCGTTCCTGCTCCGCCACCCAAGATTCCCTCCCGCGTCCTCTCCCGCCAGCCCAGATCCCCATCCCCACCCCCCATCTCACCCGCCTCCCCGCCCCACTCCTTGCTCCCTTTTAATGGCCGTCGCCTCTGCTTCTCTCTCAGCACACTCCATTCTTCCATTCCCCCTCCCACACCCACCCTTTCCCCTCCCCCTCCCCACAGATCACCTTCTTCCAATGGGGTTCTCAGGCGCGCTTTTCACCCTTACGGTGCCGCCGCTTATAACTTCATCACCATGGGTGCTTACAGAGGCGGCCTCCACAACTTTGCCATTGTCGGTTTAGCCTCCAAGCCTCTTCACGTCTTTGGACATCCGACCTACCAATGCCAGTGGATTCCTCGCCTCCACCCCTCCAATCCCATCAACGCTTCCGCCTACAAGATCCTTCCCGATTGGGGCTATGGTCGTGTATACACCGTCGTCGTCGTCAATTGCACTTTCTCTCAACCTGTTAATGCTGACAACCAGGGTGGAAAATTGCTCCTCTATGCCTCTACTTCCGGCGGCGGCGACCGCAACGTCAACCTCACCGACACCATTGAGGTGCTAACAGAAAGTCCCGGAGGAATGAACGCTTCCCTTTTCACATCGAGGCCCAAATACGACTACCTGTACTGTGGGTCGTCCCTGTACGGGAATCTGAGCCCCCAGAGGGTGAGAGAGTGGCTGGCGTACCATATCAGGCTGTTCGGGGTCAGATCCCACTTCGTAATACACGATGCGGGTGGGGTTCACGAGGAGGTGCTCCAAGTTTTGAAGCCATGGATGGAGTTGGGTTATGTAACATTGCAGGACATCAGGGAGGAGGAGAGGTTCGATGGATACTATCACAACCAATTCATGGTGGTGAATGACTGTTTGCATCGCTACAAGTTTATGGCTAAGTGGATGTTCTTCTTCGACATTGACGAGTTCATCTACGTGCCGCCGAAGAGCACCATAAAATCGGTTCTGGATTCGCTTTCAGACTACTCCCAGTTTACAATAGAGCAGATGCCCATGAACAGCAAGACGTGTCTGAGCGAAGATGCGGGGAGAACGTACAGGTACGAATATTATATGAATGATTAATTGGTATTGGAATTGCATTGCATATAGTGAATGGTTTGGGTTTGGGTTGCAGGAAGTGGGGGTTTGAGAAGTTGGTATACAAAGATGTGAAGAGGGGAATAAGGAGGGACCGGAAGTACGCAGTGCAGCCGCGGAGAGTGTATGCGACGGGGGTTCACATGTCGGAGAATGTAGATGGGAAGACCACACACAAGACGGAGGGCATCATCAAATACTTCCACTACCATGGTACCATTGCCCAGCGAAGGGAGCCCTGCCGCACCCTTTCCAATCTAACCCAGTTCACTGTCGACGACACCCCCTTTCTCTTGGACACCACCATGCGCCTCGTCGCTCCTGCCGTCAAGAGGTTCGAGCTCAAAATGATCGGTAACAGGTTACAGTCCACGCGCCAATAATCAACCACAACCGTTCATTTTCATTCTCATTTCTCCTATTCTCCGCTTTCCTTTCTttcattataattataaaatacacTACATATATTTTGGGGGCAAGGGCACGCCCAGCACTGGTAGAAGAGGGAGGGattgggtttttttttgtttttttttaatttgttagcCACttgttgtaattattttatttactctcttttttttttgtgcttaTATTATTACATTTTTACATCACAAATAAAAACACACAATTTATGACCCTTGCCTGTGTTTTCCATAGTTTGAGGTGGCCGTGTCGGCAAGGAAATTTCCGGAAGGACCGCCATTTCCCTCTGCCATCAAAATGGGTCTTGTAATAGAATTCAATTATTCTTAGTTGTGGTCCACAAAGTTGGGATTGTTTAATCATGGatttaattttggttatttaaagtGGGCAAAGTTTTGGGTTTCGAATAATTACACCACTAATGgcttaataaataataattgagCTAACAAAGTGAGAGTTTTGTTATGTTATGTCACTATCACAAAACTCAAATATGGGTGTACCTCACTTACACTCACATGTGATCTggaatacttttatttttttatttattcaattcTTTACGAATGTCTTTTCTACTAATTTTGTGATTGGGTGTTCGTTTGGTACGTCCGAATTCAAGGAATCCGAGGTTAAACTTTCTTTAATGGTTTActatgataattttttattttattttagtttttttttttttacatgtttGTTACGAGGAGTTCACTTCATATGTTTGGACTTCTCTATATTTGAGTATTTGAAGTGCTTGAGTTTATATCTCAAACATTTgtttttatgatgattatttttgtttgtaaactttttaattttattttattgtttttaagtACACATGTATCCCTATCTCGAACATTTgtttttatgatgattatttttgtttgtaaacttttttattttattttattgtttttaagtACACATGTATCAAGGGAGTTTTGGGTAATAGGATTTAAGGTTTACTTTTAGGTTatgcatttcaatttttttttttaatttaaataatcattttataaatttatgtaGATGACGTTTCTAattaagtcatttttattttaacacttttgataaaatctttttaaaataaaaatactcatGTCTCTGacaattttttctcaaaagtgtttttacATACAAGTTCGATTTCTTACATGATAGAAgtaattttattaatgttaaatAACTATAAAGAATGACTATAAAATCGAGAATTCAATGTTTTGATAGAATTACGTATTTTTATATCAACAAATGTGTGTTTATTGACAATTTTGTacgtcaacttaaatataaacattttattgaCAATTTTATAGTTATTTTTAAGCTTTTAATTAAGGTTTATTGAGGATTTTATGTCACAAGTgtgaacaaaacaaaaaactcatGTGTCAACAAAACCTAAATTTGTAgtaatcataatttaaaataatggtcgTAAGAGTTGGTGGAGTGGCCGTCGTCAGAGGTTGTCAGAGTTGATCATCAATAGTGGTGGTTGGATATTACCGGAGTTGGTCGCAGGCGGTGGTTGCTAGAGATGGTCACCAGAGTtggtcatcagaggtggttgctAAAGTTGAGCAACGAGGTATCATGATG contains these protein-coding regions:
- the LOC120069775 gene encoding galactan beta-1,4-galactosyltransferase GALS3; translation: MAKDRERRMYVGVIFNYAAELKLFLSALLLLCALATLLQFLPSRFTLSISDLRSCSATQDSLPRPLPTLHSSIPPPTPTLSPPPPHRSPSSNGVLRRAFHPYGAAAYNFITMGAYRGGLHNFAIVGLASKPLHVFGHPTYQCQWIPRLHPSNPINASAYKILPDWGYGRVYTVVVVNCTFSQPVNADNQGGKLLLYASTSGGGDRNVNLTDTIEVLTESPGGMNASLFTSRPKYDYLYCGSSLYGNLSPQRVREWLAYHIRLFGVRSHFVIHDAGGVHEEVLQVLKPWMELGYVTLQDIREEERFDGYYHNQFMVVNDCLHRYKFMAKWMFFFDIDEFIYVPPKSTIKSVLDSLSDYSQFTIEQMPMNSKTCLSEDAGRTYRKWGFEKLVYKDVKRGIRRDRKYAVQPRRVYATGVHMSENVDGKTTHKTEGIIKYFHYHGTIAQRREPCRTLSNLTQFTVDDTPFLLDTTMRLVAPAVKRFELKMIGNRLQSTRQ